CTCGATGGTTTTCCTAGCGATGCCTTCCTCCTTTGGAATATCCCGCTTTTCCGCCTCCAGGCCTTTACCGTCCTTACGAGCGAAGTACAGTTCAACCGTTATGCGTTCTTTCGTTAATTCTTTTATGTTAGCGGTACGATTGGATTTAACAGCGGTTGACGAAGCCTTCTTCCCCTCCTCCACCGGTACCTTAATCCACTCCCGCCAAGATTTGAGCCTGGTATCTTCGGTCAACCAGCACCCGCTACTAAAGCAAGCGATGTATAACAGCACAACCACCAGCCACCAGCGTCTGCTTCTCATGTTCCATCCCCTCCCCACCCTTCTCCTAAGATACTATGTACAAGCCAGTGTTTTTATTCCGCCCCGGCAACAGGCAAAAAAAGAAGCGCCCTCAAGGCGCTCACAGTTATGAAGGAGGAGTCATTAAAGCAAACCTAGTTTGCCTAATGCTGAGTTACAAAATCCCAGTAGCTTCAGTAACCCTTTTTTCGTACTTGACTATGTTTATCAGGGAATCCCGGTTGAGGTCGTCCACGATATACAGGGTTCCCCGTGCTTGCTTGGCTACATCTCGCAAAAATACCTTATTCGACTCAAGTCCGATACAAACGAACTTTATCCCCGCTTCAGCCACCTTACGGGCGGCTTCCAAGGCGTCGCTCTTGGCATCAAAACTCCACAACGGGAAGTTGGGCATACCGTCCGTTATCAGTATCAGGAGCGGGTTGTGCACCCGAGAAGATCTTATCAACTCCACACTGGTAAATATACCATCCGCCATGGGAGTCAGGCCCCCCGGTCGGATGCGAGCCAAGCCCTTGGACAACACCTTTTGATTCCGTGTAAAAGGTACCGCCACCGTGGCACTCATCTCTTGGAAAGTGACAACCGCTACCTTTTCCCTGCCGGTCAAGAGCAAGTGCTCTGCCAGGTAACACGCCGCTTGCCTCTTATCCCCGGCCATGCTGGCACTCGCATCGATCAAGAGGCAAACGTCTATGGGAACGTAAGACTTCCGGTCGTACACGTGCAGGTCCTCTTTGTGTATAGTCAACCGGTTTTCTCCCCGCAGGAGACTGCTCTTCTTGGCCTGTACAAC
The sequence above is drawn from the Syntrophothermus lipocalidus DSM 12680 genome and encodes:
- a CDS encoding GerMN domain-containing protein, coding for MRSRRWWLVVVLLYIACFSSGCWLTEDTRLKSWREWIKVPVEEGKKASSTAVKSNRTANIKELTKERITVELYFARKDGKGLEAEKRDIPKEEGIARKTIEALLAGPQNPNLICPLPEGTKLLDINIKPDGLCIVNFSREITTVAPGKPEQLAVDAVVKTLCQFPSVKEVRFMVEGDYVDTLAGGVDISRPLKA